Proteins encoded within one genomic window of Aspergillus nidulans FGSC A4 chromosome VII:
- a CDS encoding class II aldolase/adducin family protein (transcript_id=CADANIAT00008297) encodes MAPTTLSDLQPSATIDAKPTTVSIPSSRPEKPPPVQVLGKTKSGKTLKIRSYPQFDNLEDERLYRKQHLAAAFRVFADRGFDEGVAGHISVRDPILTNHFWINPLSAHFSLIKVSDLVLVDEDGNVVEGDEPVNLPAFAIHSEIHRARPDVNAACHAHSVAGKAFSCFGRELEMITQDSLRFYKSHAVYREFRGVVLDGEEGKRIAKALGDGKAAILQNHGLLTVGQSVDEAAFWFISLDKTCHAQLLADAAAAAGYKKIIIDDEEAAYSAPQVGGPEKGWLAFQPYYDEQVAKTKGEFLL; translated from the exons ATGGCCCCAACCACCCTAAGTGACCTCCAGCCATCAGCCACGATTGATGCCAAGCCTACAACGGTCTCTATCCCATCGAGCAGGCCCGAGAAGCCTCCTCCAGTCCAGGTTCTAGGCAAGACCAAGAGCGGCAAGACGCTGAAGATTCGCAGCTACCCACAGTTCGACAACCTAGAAGACGAGCGCCTCTACCGCAAGCAGCATCTCGCCGCTGCATTCCGCGTCTTTGCGGACAGGGGCTTCGATGAGGGCGTTGCAGGACATATCTCTGTTCGCGACCCTATTTTGACTAACCACTTTT GGATAAACCCTCTCTCCGCACATTTCTCACTAATCAAAGTCTCCGaccttgttcttgtcgacgaggatggaaaCGTCGTTGAGGGCGACGAACCTGTCAATCTCCCAGCCTTCGCTATCCACTCCGAGATCCACAGGGCGAGACCTGACGTGAACGCCGCCTGCCATGCACACAGCGTCGCAGGAAAAGCCTTCTCATGCTTCGGGCGTGAGCTCGAAATGATAACCCAGGACTCGCTGCGCTTCTACAAGAGTCACGCTGTGTATCGCGAGTTCCGGGGAGTAGTTCTGGAtggggaagaggggaagcggATTGCGAAGGCGCTTGGGGACGGCAAGGCTGCGATCTTGCAGAATCATGGACTGTTGACAGTGGGGCAAAGTGTAGATGAAGCGGCATTCTGGTTTATTAGTCTTGATAAGACTTGTCATGCGCAGTTGCTGGCTGATGCAGCGGCGGCCGCGGGATATAAGAAGATTATCattgacgacgaggaggccgcTTATTCGGCACCACAGGTTGGCGGACCCGAGAAAGGGTGGTTGGCGTTCCAGCCGTACTATGATGAGCAGGTTGCGAAGACGAAGGGGGAATTTCTGTTGTAG
- a CDS encoding glucose-6-phosphate 1-epimerase (transcript_id=CADANIAT00008298), with product MDRSKKPAAIGVTATPPQPTISLANNVVQATLPSGESVTVNLNGATVTSWKSASGAEKLWLSEAAVLDGSKPIRGGIPVVFPVFGPPPSDHATSFLPQHGFARSSLWEFLGKSSSESSGANSGDDTVKLDFGLSSGLLSEDFKSKWPHEFGLVYSVTLSPEGLGTSLQVQNQGERSFEFQVLLHTYFAIDDISQIHVKNLQGKTYIDKVQNATTHTESNSSVQFTSETDRVYKDLDPSVPLVISLGDKELFSITREGLNDAVVWNPWIEKAKAMGDFSPDDGYKKMVCVEAGAVNGWQSLEAGESWEGGQFIKSK from the exons ATGGACCGGTCTAAGAAACCCGCTGCCATCGGTGTCACCGCAACCCCGCCCCAGCCAACAATCTCCCTTGCCAACAACGTCGTCCAAGCCACTCTTCCCTCCGGCGAATCTGTCACCGTCAATCTAAACGGCGCAACAGTCACATCCTGGAAGTCTGCCTCCGGCGCTGAGAAGCTATGGCTCAGTGAAGCTGCCGTTCTGGACGGCTCGAAGCCGATCCGCGGTGGGATTCCTGTTGTCTTTCCG GTCTTTGGGCCCCCTCCATCCGACCACGCCACATCCTTTCTCCCACAACACGGTTTCGCACGCTCCTCACTCTGGGAATTCCTCGGCAAATCCTCCTCCGAGTCCTCCGGCGCCAACAGCGGCGACGACACCGTGAAGCTCGATTTTGGTCTGTCATCAGGATTGCTTAGTGAAGACTTCAAATCGAAGTGGCCGCATGAATTTGGGCTTGTCTATAGTGTTACACTTTCGCCGGAAGGATTGGGAACTTCGCTGCAGGTGCAGAACCAGGGGGAGAGAAGCTTTGAGTTCCAGGTGCTGTTACATACTTATTTTGCAATTGAC GACATCTCTCAAATCCATGTCAAGAACCTACAGGGTAAAACCTACATTGACAAGGTCCAAAACGCAACCACTCACACAGAATCCAATTCCTCCGTTCAATTCACTTCCGAGACGGACCGCGTATACAAGGACCTCGACCCGTCAGTTCCGCTGGTCATCTCATTAGGCGATAAGGAGCTATTTAGCATCACGCGCGAAGGGCTCAATGATGCAGTGGTGTGGAACCCGTGGATcgaaaaggcaaaagcaaTGGGTGACTTCAGCCCTGATGACGGGTATAAGAAGATGGTTTGCGTGGAGGCAGGAGCCGTCAATGGGTGGCAGTCgctggaagctggcgagTCGTGGGAAGGTGGGCAATTTATCAAAAGTAAATAG
- a CDS encoding putative RING finger protein (transcript_id=CADANIAT00008299) → MAQDSDEPSGATLGYLAPICVAVFFIFVWYLPCLILSCLSPRLILNSFRYRIVFGTRQRFRGPNRQLDPESWPMGFSHAILTSAELEKRFPLIKFRAWTAASGHQAKHSERSEVDPDRDSTSQAPGSIPAPASNLALPLNASEKEVQVSASVEHEVASSHGDAHRECAICMEDFDDDDSIRALTCDHIYHATCLDPWFTKRQARCPLCKTCYYPEINPAVPVRPATALIRNQIFPRVL, encoded by the coding sequence ATGGCGCAGGACTCGGACGAACCCTCCGGGGCCACCCTGGGCTATTTGGCCCCAATCTGCGTcgcggtcttcttcatcttcgtctggTACCTCCCATGTCTCATATTGTCTTGCCTGTCTCCTCGTCTCATTCTGAACAGTTTTCGATACAGGATTGTTTTCGGCACGCGACAGCGGTTCAGAGGACCTAACCGGCAACTTGACCCGGAGAGCTGGCCGATGGGCTTTTCTCACGCCATCCTGACCTCGGCAGAGCTGGAAAAGCGGTTTCCCTTGATCAAATTTAGGGCCTGGACAGCGGCGTCGGGCCACCAAGCAAAACATTCTGAGAGAAGCGAGGTCGACCCAGACCGGGACTCTACGAGCCAAGCGCCAGGGTcaataccagcaccagcgtCCAATCTGGCTTTGCCGCTTAACGCTTcagagaaggaagttcaAGTCAGTGCGTCTGTGGAGCATGAGGTTGCTtccagccatggcgatgCGCACCGGGAGTGCGCTATCTGCATGGAGgactttgatgatgacgattcCATTCGCGCGCTGACTTGTGATCACATCTACCATGCCACCTGCCTTGACCCATGGTTCACGAAACGGCAGGCTCGGTGTCCGCTATGCAAGACCTGCTACTATCCTGAGATCAACCCTGCCGTACCCGTACGGCCGGCGACTGCGTTGATCCGTAATCAGATCTTCCCGCGCGTACTTTGA
- a CDS encoding uncharacterized protein (transcript_id=CADANIAT00008300): MIFNVVYALGELAVMYPISGGFYTYSTRFIDPSWGFAMGWNYVFQWAIIVPLELTVAGLTIDYWQVDVSVAVWITVFLIAIIIVNIFGALGYAEEEFLSSCLKLGAIIVFMIIALVLVCGGGPSDGMYNEYWGARLWYDPGAFRNGFKGFCSVFVTAAFSFSGTELVGLAAAESKTPTKSLPGAIKQVFWRITLFYIVGLFFVGLLVRSDNERLLGSGLIDTKASPFVILAYDAGLKGYDHFMNVIILISVLSIGVSGVYGSSRTLTALAEQGYAPKFFAYVDRSGRPLWSVLITILFGVLGYVNVSSSGEEVFAWLQALSGLAALFTWGSICLAHIRFRRAWAYNGRSLDEIPFKAVGGIYGSYLGLFLIFIVLVAQFFVAVAPPGGGPDGGTYNDAKGFFKSYLALPVVLFFWICGYLWKRQGWLRTSQIDIDSGRREVDWDSINAERARVAAMPAWKRLLNIII; encoded by the exons ATGATTTTCAACGTTG TCTACGCTCTTGGTGAACTTGCTGTGATGTACCCCATTTCCGGTGGTTTCTACACTTACTCGACCCGCTTCATCGATCCTTCCTGGGGCTTTGCCATGGGCTGGAATTACGTCTTTCAATGGGCCATCATCGTCCCGCTGGAACTGACGGTTGCCGGTCTCACTATTGACTATTGGCAAGTCGATGTTAGCGTCGCCGTCTGGATCACAGTCTTTTTAATCGctatcatcatcgtcaacatTTTTGGTGCGCTCGGATATGCCGAAGAAGAGTTCTTGTCTTCGTGCCTTAAACTCGGCGCCATTATCGTCTTCATGATCATCGCTTTGGTCCTGGTTTGCGGTGGTGGCCCGTCGGATGGTATGTACAATGAATACTGGGGTGCACGACTCTGGTACGATCCCGGCGCCTTCCGCAACGGCTTCAAGGgcttctgctctgtcttCGTCACTGCggccttctctttcagcgGAACGGAACTGGTCGGTCTGGCCGCCGCCGAGTCGAAGACTCCCACCAAATCCCTGCCGGGCGCCATCAAGCAAGTCTTCTGGCGTATCACCCT CTTCTACATTGTTGGTCTCTTCTTTGTCGGCCTCCTGGTGCGCTCTGATAACGAACGCCTCCTCGGCAGCGGTCTTATCGACACCAAGGCTTCGCCCTTTGTCATTCTGGCTTACGATGCAGGCTTGAAGGGATACGATCACTTCATGAACGTCATTATTTTAATATCCGTCCTATCCATCGGTGTCTCCGGTGTTTACGGCTCTTCCCGTACCCTTACCGCGCTCGCCGAGCAGGGCTACGCTCCCAAGTTTTTCGCCTATGTTGATCGCTCCGGCCGCCCTCTCTGGTCCGTGCTGATTACCATCCTGTTCGGTGTTCTTGGATACGTCAACGTCAGCTCGTCTGGTGAGGAAGTTTTTGCCTGGCTTCAGGCTTTGTCCGGTCTAGCCGCTCTCTTCACCTGGGGTTCCATCTGCTTGGCACACATCCGTTTCCGCAGAGCGTGGGCTTACAATGGCCGCTCTCTCGACGAGATCCCTTTCAAGGCCGTCGGTGGTATCTACGGCTCTTACCTTGGTCTATTCCTCATTTTTATCGTCTTGGTCGCTCAG TTCTTCGTTGCTGTCGCTCCCCCCGGCGGCGGCCCTGACGGTGGCACCTACAACGACGCCAAAGGTTTCTTCAAAAGCTATCTCGCCCTTCCCGTggtgctcttcttctggatatGCGGTTACCTTTGGAAGCGTCAGGGTTGGCTCCGCACATCACAGATCGACATTGACAGCGGACGCCGCGAGGTCGACTGGGACTCCATTAACGCCGAGCGTGCGCGCGTTGCCGCCATGCCAGCTTGGAAACGCCTCCTGAACATCATCATCTAG